The Streptomyces spororaveus genome includes a region encoding these proteins:
- a CDS encoding TetR/AcrR family transcriptional regulator, which yields MGKNSEKGTKSPAAAATATTTAADTGTAAPPRRRQARGERRISQLLAAAAGVFCRTGYASASTNAIAREAGVSPGTLYQYFPNKEAIAIELGGQLLQRAHETHGQAFSPENLQRPLPELLDAVLDPVIAFNCENPAFWALMHGTGVPGIAQEHEELHTGLLTRIETVLRDFCPQAAAHEITHTSNMILGIFKSSLDLILAHEGDERAAYTAELKTVLLRYLEPMITTAPPH from the coding sequence ATGGGCAAAAACTCCGAAAAAGGGACCAAGAGCCCTGCCGCCGCAGCAACGGCCACGACCACCGCCGCCGACACCGGCACCGCCGCCCCTCCGCGCCGCCGCCAGGCCCGCGGCGAACGCCGGATCTCCCAGCTACTGGCGGCCGCCGCCGGGGTGTTCTGCCGTACCGGCTACGCCTCGGCCAGCACCAACGCCATCGCCCGCGAGGCGGGCGTGTCGCCGGGCACCCTCTACCAGTACTTCCCCAACAAGGAGGCCATCGCGATCGAGCTCGGCGGCCAGCTGCTCCAGCGCGCGCACGAGACGCACGGACAGGCCTTCAGCCCGGAGAACCTCCAGCGCCCCCTGCCCGAGCTGCTCGACGCCGTCCTCGACCCGGTCATCGCCTTCAACTGCGAGAACCCGGCCTTCTGGGCCCTCATGCACGGCACCGGCGTCCCCGGCATCGCCCAGGAGCACGAGGAGCTGCACACCGGCCTGCTCACCCGCATCGAGACCGTCCTGCGCGACTTCTGCCCCCAGGCCGCGGCCCACGAGATCACCCACACCTCGAACATGATCCTGGGCATCTTCAAGTCGTCGCTCGACCTGATCCTGGCGCACGAGGGCGACGAGCGCGCCGCCTACACGGCCGAGCTCAAGACCGTCCTGCTGCGCTACCTGGAGCCGATGATCACCACGGCTCCCCCGCACTGA
- a CDS encoding heavy-metal-associated domain-containing protein produces MTAETDTQTTTVYRVTGMTCGHCEGAVTAEISALPGVSTVKAVAATGEVTVVSAAPLADEDVRAAVDEAGYEFAGQA; encoded by the coding sequence ATGACCGCCGAGACGGACACCCAGACCACCACCGTCTACCGGGTGACCGGCATGACCTGCGGGCACTGCGAGGGCGCGGTGACCGCCGAGATCTCCGCCCTCCCGGGCGTCAGCACGGTCAAGGCCGTCGCCGCGACCGGCGAGGTCACCGTGGTCTCCGCCGCCCCGCTCGCGGACGAGGACGTCCGCGCCGCCGTGGACGAGGCCGGCTACGAGTTCGCCGGACAGGCCTGA